A region of uncultured Draconibacterium sp. DNA encodes the following proteins:
- the rlmH gene encoding 23S rRNA (pseudouridine(1915)-N(3))-methyltransferase RlmH, translating into MKITLLVVGKTDAAYLRDGMNEYLKRLKHYISFEMEVIPDIKKGKNTNPEIQKNKEGEIILSKLAAGKELHLFDEKGKMFSSVEFSQFLEKKMISGPKELILVVGGPYGFSEEVYKHASSKISLSRLTFSHQMVRLLCVEQIYRAMTILKGEPYHHE; encoded by the coding sequence ATGAAGATTACATTACTGGTTGTTGGTAAAACTGATGCGGCCTATTTACGCGATGGGATGAACGAATACTTGAAACGCCTGAAACATTACATCAGTTTCGAGATGGAAGTTATTCCGGATATTAAAAAGGGAAAGAATACTAACCCGGAGATACAAAAAAATAAAGAAGGCGAAATTATTCTTTCAAAACTGGCTGCTGGCAAGGAGTTGCATTTGTTCGATGAAAAAGGGAAGATGTTTTCGTCGGTGGAGTTTTCGCAGTTTTTAGAGAAGAAAATGATAAGCGGCCCCAAAGAGCTGATACTTGTAGTGGGCGGCCCATACGGTTTCTCTGAAGAAGTGTATAAACATGCCAGTTCAAAAATTTCACTGTCGCGATTAACATTTTCGCATCAAATGGTGCGATTGTTGTGCGTAGAGCAAATATACAGAGCAATGACAATTTTGAAAGGCGAACCGTATCATCATGAATAG
- a CDS encoding DUF4783 domain-containing protein — MMRNFKHIFSIILIFCSFLAGAAHIPQDKKVPNEINVGLATGDAKVLSSYFNQNVELVVLDNDNVYSKAQAQQIVTNFFSKFPPIENNAFSIIHDSGKENAQYVIGKLKTEKGDFRVYFLLKQNDGKQYIHQLRIEQQ, encoded by the coding sequence ATGATGAGAAATTTTAAACATATATTTTCAATTATTCTGATATTTTGTAGTTTCCTGGCAGGGGCTGCTCATATCCCTCAGGATAAAAAGGTTCCGAACGAAATTAATGTTGGTTTGGCAACCGGAGATGCAAAAGTACTCTCCTCTTATTTTAACCAAAACGTAGAACTGGTAGTGCTTGATAACGACAATGTTTACAGCAAAGCCCAGGCCCAACAAATTGTAACCAACTTTTTCAGTAAATTCCCACCGATAGAAAATAATGCTTTTAGCATTATTCACGACAGTGGAAAAGAGAATGCCCAATACGTAATCGGGAAATTAAAAACAGAAAAAGGCGATTTCAGGGTTTACTTTTTGCTGAAACAAAACGATGGCAAACAATACATTCACCAACTACGAATTGAACAACAATAA
- a CDS encoding YihY/virulence factor BrkB family protein yields the protein MALEKITFKRIKKLSERAVEHAKRISLPLFDGVPLYDVLLFFWRSIVDGSITTRASGIAFSFFIALFPGIIFLFTLIPLSGFQDELFVIIQEIVPVSVWPTIEETITEIVMRPRGDLLSLNFVMALIFATNGFVSMMSAFDATVHNINRRKWWSQYIAAALMLVVFTVALTVAIALLTGGQMLINYLDRIDIIQDNFLVYLLIAGKWIITITIFFFAFSFLYYMAPAKKTKWRFISAGGTLATVLSIVGFAAMSYYLNNFSQYNKLYGSIGTLLAILFLMYVMSLILLIGFELNASIYQAHTYQEDD from the coding sequence ATGGCATTGGAAAAAATCACTTTTAAGCGAATTAAAAAGCTGAGCGAAAGAGCCGTTGAACACGCCAAACGTATTTCGCTCCCCCTTTTTGATGGGGTTCCTTTGTACGATGTTTTGTTGTTTTTCTGGAGAAGTATCGTCGACGGATCAATAACAACGCGTGCATCAGGAATTGCTTTTTCCTTTTTTATTGCCTTGTTTCCCGGTATCATTTTCCTTTTCACTCTGATTCCTCTCAGTGGATTTCAGGATGAGCTATTTGTAATTATTCAGGAGATAGTTCCAGTAAGTGTCTGGCCAACAATAGAAGAAACCATTACTGAAATTGTGATGCGCCCCCGCGGTGATTTGCTGTCGCTGAACTTTGTTATGGCACTCATTTTTGCCACCAACGGTTTTGTTTCGATGATGAGCGCTTTTGATGCAACTGTACACAATATCAATCGCCGAAAATGGTGGAGCCAGTATATTGCAGCAGCTCTTATGCTCGTAGTTTTTACCGTTGCCCTTACCGTTGCGATCGCCCTGCTAACCGGAGGCCAGATGTTAATCAATTACCTCGACCGTATTGATATTATACAAGACAATTTTCTGGTGTATCTGTTAATCGCGGGCAAGTGGATTATAACGATTACGATCTTCTTTTTTGCCTTCTCATTTCTGTATTATATGGCGCCGGCAAAAAAAACAAAATGGCGTTTTATCTCGGCAGGAGGTACTTTGGCAACCGTACTCAGCATTGTTGGTTTTGCAGCCATGTCGTATTACCTCAATAATTTTAGCCAATACAACAAACTTTACGGCTCTATCGGAACGCTGTTGGCCATCCTTTTTCTGATGTATGTAATGTCGTTGATTTTGCTGATCGGATTTGAGCTGAATGCCAGTATTTACCAGGCACACACCTACCAGGAAGATGACTAG
- a CDS encoding rhomboid family intramembrane serine protease: MDIAGDIKRTFKEGSALTRLIYINIGVFLLLKIIGVFFYLSGQSFPVYQWLSVPSVADVLAQRPWTPITYMFLHQGFIHLLFNMLGLYWFGQLFLYHFEGGKLLGVYLMGGLWGAFLYVIAYNLLPVFSSDNALLLGASASIFAVLVAIAFYDPNREIHLFFIGRFPLKYVAAFYVLLSVIGISSTNPGGNIAHLGGAFWGWFYIYQLRKGKDMGAGLVNLVNKIGEFLGGLFKHKSKMKVTYRKPPRDDHEYNRLKHKQQDEINRILDKIAKSGYESLTKKEKELLFKQGKK; the protein is encoded by the coding sequence GTGGATATTGCAGGCGATATAAAAAGAACGTTTAAAGAAGGATCGGCTTTAACCCGCTTGATCTACATAAACATTGGAGTATTTCTTTTGCTGAAAATAATCGGTGTATTCTTTTACCTGAGCGGCCAAAGTTTTCCTGTGTACCAATGGTTGTCAGTGCCTTCGGTTGCTGATGTGTTAGCACAACGCCCGTGGACCCCGATAACCTACATGTTTTTACACCAGGGCTTTATTCATCTCCTGTTTAATATGCTTGGCCTGTACTGGTTCGGGCAATTGTTTCTTTATCATTTTGAAGGAGGCAAGCTGTTGGGCGTTTATCTTATGGGCGGACTCTGGGGCGCTTTTTTATATGTTATTGCCTACAATCTTCTTCCTGTATTCAGTTCTGATAACGCTTTGCTGTTAGGGGCTTCTGCATCCATATTTGCAGTTCTGGTGGCCATTGCTTTTTACGATCCCAACCGCGAGATACACCTGTTTTTTATCGGTCGTTTTCCATTGAAATATGTAGCTGCTTTTTACGTTTTATTATCCGTAATCGGTATTTCTTCAACAAATCCCGGTGGTAATATTGCGCATTTGGGAGGTGCTTTTTGGGGATGGTTTTATATTTATCAATTGCGAAAAGGAAAAGATATGGGTGCGGGACTGGTAAATTTAGTGAATAAAATTGGCGAGTTTTTAGGCGGACTTTTTAAGCATAAAAGTAAAATGAAAGTTACTTACCGAAAACCTCCGCGCGACGATCATGAATACAACCGCCTGAAACATAAACAGCAAGACGAGATCAATCGTATTCTGGATAAAATTGCAAAATCAGGTTACGAGAGTTTAACCAAAAAAGAAAAGGAGTTGCTTTTTAAACAAGGGAAGAAGTAG
- a CDS encoding rhomboid family intramembrane serine protease gives MNYRPALNMPPVVKNLILANVLFFIATIVLKQTGTDLYSILGLYFPLSEKFRLYQVFTYMFMHSTPGFGHIFFNMFALYMFGRVLEGVWGPKRFLTFYLVTGVGAALIQLLVTYVEYKVAVAHVAPDQLAYFKEIAAQGKYIPGTVSEKITTFMNTPTVGASGAVFGILLGFGMLFPNTELMLLFPPIPIKAKYFVIGYGALELFFGVSGIQGSVAHFAHLGGMLFGYFMIKYWNKHSNRFY, from the coding sequence ATGAATTATCGTCCAGCCTTAAATATGCCGCCTGTGGTTAAGAACCTGATTCTTGCCAACGTGTTGTTTTTTATTGCCACCATTGTTTTAAAGCAAACCGGAACTGATCTGTATTCCATTCTGGGTTTGTATTTCCCGCTTTCTGAAAAATTCAGGTTATACCAGGTTTTTACTTACATGTTTATGCACAGTACACCGGGATTTGGGCATATCTTCTTCAATATGTTTGCGTTGTATATGTTTGGACGTGTGTTGGAAGGTGTTTGGGGCCCAAAACGTTTTCTTACTTTTTATTTGGTTACAGGGGTAGGAGCGGCACTTATTCAACTGCTGGTTACTTATGTTGAGTATAAAGTTGCTGTTGCACATGTTGCACCCGATCAGCTGGCTTATTTCAAAGAGATTGCAGCGCAGGGAAAATATATTCCCGGTACGGTTTCCGAAAAGATTACAACATTTATGAATACGCCAACGGTAGGTGCTTCGGGGGCGGTTTTTGGCATTTTATTAGGTTTCGGAATGTTGTTCCCAAATACCGAGCTGATGTTGCTCTTTCCTCCAATACCCATTAAAGCCAAGTATTTTGTAATTGGTTACGGTGCTTTGGAATTGTTCTTTGGTGTATCCGGAATTCAGGGAAGTGTTGCTCACTTTGCCCACCTTGGCGGCATGTTGTTTGGGTATTTTATGATCAAATACTGGAACAAACACTCGAATCGTTTTTACTAA
- the mutL gene encoding DNA mismatch repair endonuclease MutL translates to MSDIIQLLPDAVANQIAAGEVIQRPASVVKELVENALDAGATEITINIKDAGKTLIQISDNGSGMSPTDARMAFERHATSKIRSANDLFAIRTMGFRGEALASIAAIADVELRTKKADDEVGTFIHIIGSEVKTQEPAGCNNGTNFMIKNLFFNVPARRKFLKANSTELKHIIWEIQRVALPNPDIKLSLIHNGSPVYDLPPANYRKRLVDVFGRSLNQSLINVDEDTSIVKVFGYIGQPKYARKTLGEQFFFVNGRFMRHPYFHKAITQAYEQLLPPDTYPSYFLFLELDPEAIDINVHPTKTEIKFENERDIWPIIHASIRESLGKHNVVPSIDFDQSGSIDIPVPKKDGEGVRFPEIQINPDYNPFDNEKQFAERGYSPFDKDSAGQGRSSSPGAGREKKNLENWEDLYQGAQLKLKPEPEYRESALKTDDLYADAPGQFSGKKVLQLKQRYVLTPVKSGLMVIDQKRAHERILYEKFMEVLKTDSVASQQQLFPQTIELNPADAALLKSILEDLLALGFDIREFGKDTFIINGTPGVLDVSSPELVVERLLEEYKTSPVDARSKAREQIAASLAKASAMDYGTDLKQEEVDHLIDNLFACATPNFSPDGKKVLTIISTDDIEKSFSK, encoded by the coding sequence TTGAGCGATATTATTCAGTTATTACCCGATGCAGTAGCCAATCAGATTGCTGCCGGAGAAGTTATTCAGCGACCGGCATCGGTGGTGAAAGAGCTTGTGGAAAATGCTCTCGATGCGGGCGCAACTGAAATTACCATCAATATAAAAGACGCAGGGAAGACGCTCATTCAGATTTCAGATAACGGAAGCGGAATGTCGCCAACCGACGCACGCATGGCTTTCGAGCGCCATGCCACTTCAAAAATACGTTCGGCCAACGATTTGTTTGCCATTCGTACCATGGGTTTCCGTGGCGAGGCGCTGGCATCCATCGCTGCCATTGCCGATGTGGAACTGCGCACCAAAAAAGCCGACGATGAGGTGGGGACTTTTATTCATATTATCGGTTCCGAAGTAAAAACACAGGAGCCTGCCGGATGTAATAACGGCACCAATTTTATGATTAAAAACCTGTTTTTTAATGTGCCGGCACGTCGTAAATTCCTGAAAGCAAATTCAACCGAATTAAAACATATTATCTGGGAAATTCAGCGGGTGGCACTGCCCAATCCCGACATTAAATTATCGTTGATTCATAACGGCTCACCGGTTTATGATCTGCCACCGGCCAACTACCGGAAACGTTTGGTCGACGTGTTTGGAAGGAGCCTGAACCAAAGCCTGATAAATGTAGATGAAGATACCAGTATTGTAAAGGTTTTCGGTTACATTGGGCAGCCAAAATACGCCCGCAAAACATTGGGCGAACAGTTCTTTTTTGTAAACGGTCGTTTTATGCGTCATCCGTATTTTCATAAGGCGATTACGCAGGCTTACGAGCAGTTGTTACCGCCAGATACTTATCCGTCGTATTTCCTGTTTCTGGAGCTCGATCCGGAAGCGATCGATATCAACGTGCATCCTACAAAAACTGAGATAAAATTTGAAAACGAACGCGATATCTGGCCGATTATTCATGCGTCGATACGCGAATCGTTAGGCAAACACAATGTGGTGCCGTCAATCGATTTCGACCAAAGCGGAAGCATCGATATTCCTGTTCCGAAAAAAGATGGTGAAGGGGTGCGTTTTCCGGAGATTCAGATCAATCCCGATTACAATCCTTTTGACAACGAAAAACAGTTTGCCGAACGTGGATACTCGCCGTTCGATAAGGATTCGGCCGGCCAGGGAAGAAGTTCTTCACCCGGCGCAGGAAGAGAAAAGAAAAACCTGGAGAACTGGGAAGATCTTTACCAGGGAGCACAATTGAAATTAAAACCCGAGCCGGAATACCGCGAAAGTGCATTGAAAACTGATGATTTGTATGCCGATGCACCTGGGCAATTTAGTGGTAAAAAGGTTTTGCAGCTGAAACAGCGTTATGTATTAACACCCGTAAAATCGGGTTTGATGGTTATCGACCAGAAACGCGCACACGAACGCATTCTGTACGAAAAATTTATGGAGGTGCTAAAAACGGATTCGGTAGCCAGTCAGCAGCAGCTTTTTCCGCAAACGATCGAACTCAATCCTGCCGATGCTGCTTTGTTAAAATCAATTCTGGAAGACTTGCTGGCATTAGGATTTGATATTCGCGAGTTTGGGAAAGATACCTTCATTATCAACGGGACTCCGGGCGTTTTGGATGTTTCTTCGCCAGAGCTGGTGGTAGAAAGGTTATTGGAAGAATATAAAACATCACCTGTAGATGCGCGCTCAAAAGCAAGGGAGCAAATTGCGGCGTCGCTGGCAAAAGCTTCGGCAATGGATTATGGCACCGACCTGAAACAGGAAGAGGTAGATCACTTAATTGATAATCTGTTTGCCTGTGCCACACCCAATTTTTCGCCCGACGGGAAAAAGGTGTTGACCATTATTTCGACAGATGATATCGAAAAAAGTTTTTCAAAGTGA
- a CDS encoding iron-containing alcohol dehydrogenase, whose protein sequence is MAVNFSFATAGQIIFGDHSLEKVPGLVAGFGQKVVLVTGKNSSRAKELLAKFSPGTDTVIFNVPGEPTTGLIEAGVQLAREHLSDVVVGLGGGSVIDSAKAIAALVTNKGELFDYLEVIGRGKPLTEKPLPCLAIPTTAGTGAEVTKNSVIKSPENNVKVSLRNNQMYPDVAVVDPVLTWSMPPALTASTGVDALTHLLETFVSNQANRFIDMVCREGLTRISRSLRKAYKNGSDKQAREDMAMASLLGGMALANVKLGAVHGFAGPMGGMFPIPHGAVCACLMSAVTEENIQALRDRKLDSSKFDELAKILTGNEKAMANDAVIWAAELVAELQIPPLSEYGLRKEDFPVLVEKAKVASSMKGNPVELTDEQLFRILERSL, encoded by the coding sequence ATGGCAGTTAATTTTTCATTTGCGACGGCGGGGCAAATCATTTTTGGAGATCATTCGCTGGAGAAAGTTCCCGGCCTTGTTGCCGGTTTTGGGCAGAAAGTTGTTTTGGTGACCGGAAAAAATTCGTCGCGAGCCAAAGAATTGTTGGCGAAATTTAGCCCGGGAACCGACACCGTAATTTTTAATGTACCCGGAGAGCCAACCACCGGTTTAATTGAAGCCGGTGTTCAACTGGCACGCGAGCATCTTAGTGATGTAGTTGTGGGCTTGGGCGGAGGAAGTGTTATCGACAGTGCAAAAGCAATTGCTGCCCTGGTAACCAACAAAGGTGAATTGTTTGATTACCTGGAAGTGATCGGGCGCGGAAAACCATTAACAGAAAAACCTTTGCCCTGTCTTGCTATTCCAACAACGGCCGGAACCGGTGCAGAGGTAACCAAAAACTCGGTAATAAAGTCGCCCGAAAATAATGTGAAGGTTAGTTTGCGCAATAACCAAATGTACCCTGATGTGGCGGTGGTTGATCCGGTACTTACCTGGTCGATGCCACCGGCATTAACCGCCAGCACGGGCGTTGATGCCTTAACGCATCTTTTGGAAACCTTTGTGTCGAACCAGGCGAACCGGTTTATTGATATGGTTTGTCGCGAGGGTTTAACACGCATCTCACGGTCCTTACGAAAAGCATATAAAAACGGGAGCGATAAACAGGCACGCGAAGATATGGCTATGGCCAGCCTTTTGGGCGGCATGGCTCTTGCCAATGTAAAACTGGGGGCGGTGCATGGTTTTGCAGGACCAATGGGAGGGATGTTTCCTATTCCGCACGGAGCCGTTTGCGCCTGCCTGATGTCGGCAGTGACTGAAGAGAATATTCAGGCTTTAAGAGATCGTAAACTCGATAGCTCGAAATTTGATGAGCTGGCAAAAATCCTTACAGGAAACGAAAAAGCCATGGCAAACGATGCTGTTATTTGGGCAGCGGAATTGGTGGCCGAATTGCAGATCCCGCCATTGTCGGAATATGGATTGAGAAAAGAAGATTTTCCGGTACTGGTTGAAAAAGCAAAAGTGGCAAGCAGTATGAAGGGGAATCCGGTAGAACTGACAGATGAGCAGTTGTTTCGCATTTTGGAGCGGTCGTTGTAA
- a CDS encoding antibiotic biosynthesis monooxygenase, whose protein sequence is MFIVHVFIHVKEDCIDAFKAATIENAKNSIKEPGIARFDFVEQQDDPTRFVLVEVYRTADDPAKHKETVHYQKWRDTVADMMAEPRSALKFYNVHPDEEGWD, encoded by the coding sequence ATGTTTATCGTTCACGTATTTATTCATGTAAAAGAAGATTGTATCGACGCGTTTAAAGCGGCCACCATCGAGAATGCAAAAAACAGTATTAAAGAACCGGGAATTGCCCGTTTTGATTTTGTAGAACAACAAGACGACCCTACACGTTTTGTATTGGTAGAGGTGTATCGTACGGCCGACGATCCGGCAAAACACAAAGAAACCGTGCACTACCAAAAGTGGCGCGATACCGTTGCCGATATGATGGCCGAACCACGATCGGCACTAAAGTTTTATAATGTACATCCCGACGAAGAAGGTTGGGATTAA
- a CDS encoding RNA polymerase sigma factor — MEINHNDNEVSLIRLCKKGDAKAQYRLYKLYCKGMYNVAIRLTNDKSLAEDILQDAFVKAFSEIDKLKNEKAFGGWLKRIVVNKSIDVTRKEKTFYAEVENLGNGDHEIAFEIDSEFSPERIHHYIKQLPDGAREILILRALEGYKHAEIGEKLGISESTAKTQFFRAKQLLVKMMQDETESGKIFERATAKA; from the coding sequence TTGGAAATAAACCACAACGATAACGAAGTTAGCTTGATTAGGCTTTGTAAAAAAGGCGATGCGAAAGCTCAGTACAGACTCTATAAACTTTATTGTAAGGGAATGTACAATGTTGCCATTCGCTTGACCAATGATAAAAGCCTGGCAGAAGATATACTGCAGGATGCGTTTGTAAAAGCTTTCTCTGAAATCGACAAGTTAAAAAACGAAAAGGCCTTTGGCGGCTGGCTAAAACGAATTGTAGTTAACAAAAGTATTGATGTTACCCGAAAGGAAAAAACGTTTTATGCCGAGGTTGAAAATCTGGGCAACGGAGATCATGAAATAGCCTTTGAAATTGATAGCGAATTTAGCCCGGAAAGGATTCACCATTATATAAAACAACTGCCGGATGGCGCCCGCGAGATATTGATACTTCGTGCTTTAGAAGGCTACAAACATGCTGAAATAGGAGAAAAACTGGGAATTTCGGAGTCGACAGCAAAAACACAGTTTTTCAGGGCGAAACAATTACTGGTAAAAATGATGCAAGATGAAACAGAATCTGGAAAAATATTTGAAAGAGCAACGGCTAAAGCTTGA
- a CDS encoding bifunctional GNAT family N-acetyltransferase/carbon-nitrogen hydrolase family protein: MQDIDNIELEYLKFDDYQELKQAMIEVYTSMPDAYWKEHHIKSLIDRFPEGQVVLKVNGQIAGCALAIVVDYDKFEDNHTYKEITGNYKFDTHSPDGDMLYGIDVFIKPEFRGLRLGRRLYDYRKELCERLNLKGIAFGGRIPNYHLYQDELSPKEYIQKVRTKEIHDPVLNFQISNDFHPAKIIKGYLEGDTDSNEYAVLLEWDNIYYEKPRKKPEITKTVVRLGLVQWQMRPYKTLEDLMLQAEFFIDAVSGYRCDFALFPEFFNAPLMAENNHLTEPEAIRDLAKHTDSITAKFSELAISYNINIITGSMPELVDDKLFNAGYLCRRDGSTERYEKLHVTPDEVKIWGMQGGQTLKALDTDCGKIGVLICYDSEFPELSRLLADEGVDILFVPFLTDTQNGFSRVRNCSQARAIENECYVAIAGSVGNLPKVHNMDIQYAQSMVFTPCDFAFPVNGIKAEATPNTEMILIADVDIGLLRELNQFGSVRNLKDRRQDLFQLKKKV, translated from the coding sequence ATGCAGGACATTGACAATATAGAACTGGAGTATTTAAAATTCGACGATTACCAGGAACTCAAACAGGCAATGATTGAGGTGTACACCAGCATGCCCGATGCCTACTGGAAAGAACATCATATAAAATCGCTTATCGATCGGTTCCCCGAGGGGCAGGTAGTGCTGAAAGTGAACGGACAGATTGCCGGTTGCGCGCTTGCCATTGTGGTTGATTACGACAAATTTGAAGATAACCACACTTACAAAGAAATTACCGGGAATTATAAGTTTGATACACACTCGCCCGATGGTGATATGTTATACGGAATTGATGTTTTTATTAAACCCGAATTTCGCGGATTGCGCTTGGGACGCCGCTTGTACGACTACCGAAAAGAGTTGTGCGAACGGCTCAATTTAAAGGGAATTGCCTTTGGTGGACGGATTCCGAATTATCACCTCTACCAGGATGAACTGTCGCCAAAAGAGTACATTCAAAAAGTGCGTACGAAAGAGATTCACGATCCGGTGTTGAATTTTCAGATATCGAACGATTTTCACCCGGCAAAAATTATAAAAGGTTATCTGGAAGGCGACACCGACTCGAATGAATATGCTGTATTGCTGGAGTGGGATAATATCTACTACGAGAAACCACGGAAAAAGCCGGAGATTACAAAAACCGTGGTTCGTTTAGGATTGGTACAATGGCAAATGCGGCCTTATAAAACGCTGGAAGACCTGATGTTACAGGCAGAGTTTTTTATCGATGCCGTTTCGGGGTATCGTTGCGATTTTGCTTTGTTTCCCGAGTTTTTTAATGCGCCGTTAATGGCCGAAAATAACCACTTAACAGAGCCGGAAGCCATTCGCGATCTGGCAAAACACACCGATTCTATTACCGCAAAGTTTTCGGAGCTGGCCATTAGTTACAACATTAATATTATTACGGGCAGTATGCCCGAGCTCGTGGACGACAAGTTGTTTAATGCGGGTTACCTGTGTCGCCGCGACGGGAGTACCGAGCGCTATGAAAAACTACACGTTACACCCGATGAGGTAAAAATTTGGGGAATGCAGGGAGGCCAAACCTTAAAGGCGCTGGATACCGATTGTGGAAAGATCGGGGTGTTGATTTGTTACGATTCGGAATTCCCGGAATTGAGCCGTTTGCTGGCAGATGAAGGAGTGGATATTTTGTTTGTACCCTTTTTAACCGACACCCAAAACGGTTTTTCGCGGGTGCGAAACTGCTCACAGGCACGTGCCATCGAAAACGAATGTTACGTGGCTATTGCCGGAAGTGTTGGTAACTTGCCAAAAGTGCATAATATGGATATTCAGTATGCGCAATCGATGGTATTTACACCCTGCGATTTTGCCTTCCCGGTAAATGGAATAAAAGCCGAAGCTACTCCAAATACCGAAATGATTTTGATTGCTGATGTGGATATTGGCTTGTTACGCGAGTTGAATCAGTTTGGTAGCGTAAGAAACCTGAAAGACCGTCGGCAGGATTTATTTCAACTGAAAAAGAAGGTTTAG
- the corA gene encoding magnesium/cobalt transporter CorA gives MARFLKDRSKAKGMVPGSLVLIGRQKMDNPIVQLIRYNKDDLLEETVDSFDVVKEKCQPQQVNWINIYGLHDLETIKQIGEEFKLPSLLLEDILNTDQSPKYENGESYDAFIIKILHPEEGSKRIHAEQITLVLGENYVLTLQERKGDVFEVVRERIRKSKGRVRTRGNDYLAYALMDALVDNYSILIEDIGRQVEDIEERLFKQMDSKIVEEIYQFKTELNYIRKAVRPMREFMASLLRTEDTFFQEKNIAYLKDLNDMVIQCTEAVEMYNSMTSDQLNIYNSNMSNRMNEVMKTLTIFASIFIPLTFIAGIYGMNFEYMPELKLKYSYLVFWVMILILGGGLMIYFKRKKWL, from the coding sequence ATGGCACGTTTTTTAAAAGATCGTTCGAAAGCAAAAGGGATGGTTCCCGGCTCTTTGGTACTTATTGGCCGGCAGAAGATGGATAACCCGATTGTTCAATTGATACGGTACAATAAGGATGATTTACTGGAAGAAACTGTTGATTCATTCGACGTAGTAAAAGAAAAATGCCAGCCCCAGCAGGTTAACTGGATCAATATTTATGGGTTGCACGATCTGGAAACGATAAAACAGATTGGTGAAGAATTTAAACTTCCGTCGCTTTTGCTCGAAGATATATTGAATACCGACCAGTCGCCGAAGTATGAAAATGGGGAGAGTTACGATGCTTTTATCATAAAAATCCTTCATCCGGAGGAAGGTTCAAAACGGATACATGCCGAGCAGATTACGCTGGTTCTTGGCGAGAATTATGTGTTAACACTGCAGGAACGAAAGGGTGATGTTTTTGAAGTGGTTCGCGAACGTATTCGTAAAAGTAAGGGACGGGTAAGAACAAGGGGGAACGACTACCTGGCCTATGCGTTAATGGATGCGCTGGTGGATAATTATTCAATTCTGATTGAAGATATTGGCCGGCAGGTGGAAGATATTGAAGAACGGCTCTTTAAGCAAATGGACTCCAAAATAGTAGAAGAGATTTACCAGTTTAAAACCGAGCTGAATTACATTCGGAAAGCAGTTCGTCCTATGCGCGAGTTTATGGCTTCGTTGTTACGAACTGAGGATACTTTTTTTCAGGAAAAGAATATTGCTTATTTGAAAGACCTGAATGATATGGTAATTCAATGCACAGAAGCGGTTGAAATGTATAACAGCATGACTTCTGATCAGCTGAATATTTATAATTCGAACATGAGCAACCGGATGAACGAGGTGATGAAAACGCTCACCATTTTCGCCTCAATTTTTATTCCGCTAACCTTTATTGCCGGCATTTACGGAATGAACTTCGAATACATGCCCGAGCTAAAATTGAAGTACAGTTATCTGGTTTTCTGGGTAATGATTTTAATTCTTGGAGGCGGATTGATGATTTATTTCAAACGAAAAAAATGGTTGTAA